The genomic segment GACATTTCCTGCAGGTAAAATCGGAACCACTCTTGAAAACTTGCAGGCTGCAGCAGCAGGTGAAGAGTATGAGTGGACCACCATGTATCCAGAATTTGCAAAAATCGCTCGTGAAGAGGGATTTAAAGCCGTGGCTATTGCTTTTGAGAGCATTTCCATTGCTGAGAAACAACATGAAAAGCGTTATAAAGATCTTGCTAAAAATCTTGAAGAGGGTCGTGTTTTCAAACGGAATGGCAAAGTTGTCTGGCGTTGCATCAACTGTGGCTATCTCCATGAAGGGGAAGATGCACCCAAAGCCTGCCCGGCCTGTTTACATCCACAGGAGTACTTTGAGCTATTAGGCGAAAACTGGTAAGCTCCAAACCCAATGGATATAAAAAGAGGCTGTCTCAGAACCTGAGGCGGCCTCTTTTGGTAGTGTGCCGTGCATGGTTAATAACTAGGTGGTGCAAGTCCACTGTGGAGGATTGTAGTTTCCAACCACTAGTCGAGAGCAAGGGTGTCGTGGGTGACTGCGAATCTGAAGGAAGCTTAAGACAAATTTCCGA from the Candidatus Neomarinimicrobiota bacterium genome contains:
- a CDS encoding rubrerythrin family protein, whose amino-acid sequence is MATSIKGTQTEKNLLIAFAGESQARNRYTYFASAAKKEGLVQISQIFEETANQEKEHAKRFFKFLEGGDLEITETFPAGKIGTTLENLQAAAAGEEYEWTTMYPEFAKIAREEGFKAVAIAFESISIAEKQHEKRYKDLAKNLEEGRVFKRNGKVVWRCINCGYLHEGEDAPKACPACLHPQEYFELLGENW